One Paenisporosarcina sp. FSL H8-0542 genomic region harbors:
- a CDS encoding type IV pilus twitching motility protein PilT, translating to MRESVDILLTNAFQQKASDIHITVGVPPVFRVQGELVKFGSTPITPEMSRDMAKAITPDKLWDTFLEQGELDYSHEVENIARFRVNAFHQKGKISIAFRTIPQVIPTVEQLQMPNTLKKLAETKQGLILVTGPTGSGKSTTLAAMIKHMNTDMNLHIITLEDPIEYMHEHGTSIIDQREVGFDTKSFSNGLRAALRQDPDVILVGEMRDLETISIAITAAETGHLVLGTLHTSSAASTIERIIDVFSPEQQAQVRTQLGGVLKAVISQRLIKTADGKGRRAATEILITNPAISNLIRTAKVHQIPNVILTNRAAGMHMMSTSLKELVESGQITQVAAQPYLEGDEH from the coding sequence ATGAGAGAATCAGTAGATATTTTATTGACCAATGCTTTTCAACAAAAAGCATCGGATATTCATATAACAGTTGGCGTTCCTCCTGTATTTCGTGTGCAAGGAGAACTTGTCAAATTCGGTTCCACTCCAATTACCCCGGAAATGTCGAGGGATATGGCTAAAGCAATTACACCCGATAAGTTATGGGATACGTTTTTGGAGCAAGGTGAGTTGGATTACTCACACGAAGTTGAAAATATAGCGCGTTTTCGTGTGAATGCTTTTCATCAAAAAGGCAAGATTTCGATTGCTTTTAGGACCATTCCGCAAGTCATTCCGACAGTCGAGCAATTGCAAATGCCGAATACGCTGAAGAAATTAGCGGAAACGAAGCAAGGGCTTATTTTGGTAACAGGTCCAACTGGTTCTGGGAAGTCGACTACGTTAGCTGCGATGATCAAACATATGAACACGGATATGAACTTACATATCATTACACTGGAAGATCCGATTGAGTATATGCACGAACATGGAACAAGTATTATTGACCAACGTGAAGTCGGTTTTGATACGAAATCATTCTCGAACGGTCTTCGTGCAGCACTACGTCAAGATCCAGACGTCATTCTCGTAGGGGAAATGCGTGACTTGGAAACCATCAGTATTGCCATAACAGCGGCTGAAACGGGTCACTTAGTTTTGGGTACTTTACATACGTCAAGTGCCGCATCGACGATTGAACGTATTATCGATGTGTTTTCACCAGAACAGCAAGCGCAAGTACGTACTCAGCTTGGTGGCGTGTTGAAAGCGGTAATTAGTCAACGATTAATCAAGACGGCAGATGGCAAAGGTCGTCGAGCGGCTACTGAAATCTTGATTACAAATCCAGCAATTTCTAACTTGATCCGTACAGCGAAAGTACATCAAATTCCGAACGTCATTTTGACGAATCGAGCTGCTGGCATGCACATGATGTCAACTTCCTTAAAAGAGCTAGTAGAGTCCGGCCAAATTACACAAGTAGCGGCACAACCGTACCTTGAAGGGGACGAGCATTAA
- a CDS encoding type II secretion system F family protein: MARFQYVGRDRKAVRKGIIQAANQREAIVKLRDDGIRITEIKQMAETALQKDIVIGNPVKREQFIMFLRQFATLMRAGVTIVDSVVILSQQVESKALRRALVEIADDLKSGNSLSDAARKFPRIFEPLVINLLQAGELTGSIDESLDRLATHFEKAYVTRQKVVSAMTYPIIVAVLAVGVVIFLLTSIVPMFVEMFNDFGGELPLITRFVMGASDFVQNYWYILMAIVSILVAGLWLMRRDEKGRYMLDTFLLRMPIFGNILKKAALARMTRTLSSLYSSSVPILTALTMVERVVGNEVIGKVILKSRDGLERGESMTGPMMSHWAFPPLIPHMISIGEQTGALDHMLERVAEFYEKEVDAETDKLKALIEPLMIVLLAGLVGTIVLAILLPMFGLFENVDNM; this comes from the coding sequence ATGGCACGCTTTCAATATGTAGGTCGTGACCGTAAAGCCGTGCGAAAAGGAATTATTCAAGCAGCGAACCAACGTGAGGCAATCGTGAAACTTCGAGACGACGGCATTCGCATCACTGAAATCAAACAAATGGCTGAAACTGCTCTTCAAAAAGATATTGTCATCGGAAATCCCGTCAAGCGCGAACAGTTCATCATGTTTTTGAGACAATTCGCTACGTTAATGCGTGCAGGTGTAACGATAGTTGATTCCGTTGTCATCCTATCTCAACAAGTAGAGTCAAAAGCTTTACGACGTGCACTGGTTGAGATTGCGGATGATTTAAAAAGCGGTAATTCTTTATCTGATGCAGCCCGGAAATTTCCTAGGATTTTTGAACCACTCGTCATCAACCTGTTGCAAGCGGGTGAGTTAACAGGATCAATCGATGAATCATTAGATCGTTTGGCAACTCATTTTGAAAAAGCATATGTGACCCGTCAAAAAGTAGTTTCCGCAATGACTTATCCTATTATTGTTGCTGTTTTGGCGGTAGGGGTCGTTATTTTCCTATTGACGTCAATCGTTCCAATGTTCGTTGAAATGTTTAATGATTTTGGTGGGGAATTGCCACTCATCACCAGATTCGTAATGGGTGCAAGTGATTTTGTACAAAATTATTGGTATATATTGATGGCGATAGTTTCGATATTAGTAGCTGGTTTATGGCTAATGCGAAGAGATGAAAAGGGACGTTACATGCTTGATACATTTTTATTACGTATGCCTATTTTTGGCAACATCTTAAAAAAAGCCGCCCTGGCCAGAATGACACGGACATTAAGTTCGCTGTATTCCAGCTCAGTTCCTATATTAACTGCTTTAACTATGGTTGAGCGTGTAGTTGGTAACGAAGTAATAGGGAAAGTGATTCTTAAATCTCGAGACGGGCTAGAAAGAGGAGAGTCGATGACAGGACCAATGATGAGTCATTGGGCATTCCCGCCATTGATTCCCCACATGATTTCTATTGGAGAACAAACTGGCGCTCTTGATCACATGCTAGAGCGGGTAGCTGAATTCTATGAAAAAGAAGTCGACGCGGAAACTGATAAGCTCAAAGCATTGATTGAACCTTTGATGATTGTCTTATTAGCAGGACTTGTAGGCACCATTGTTTTGGCAATCTTATTACCAATGTTTGGTCTATTTGAGAATGTAGATAATATGTAA
- a CDS encoding ATPase, T2SS/T4P/T4SS family — protein MIRKRLGDLLVENGLITDDQLTNVLQNKPREEKLGDALLQQGIITEQQLLEVLEIQLGIPQVQLYHYPFEAKLFNLIPKDVAKRSLMVPLKVEGDKLYVAMKDPMDFITMDDLRLITGFHIIPAIASKEEILKIINKYYEEESFDDFLVDQASAVDKQEELLDIDAPVVRIVNQILSAAVTQKASDIHFDPQETRLLVRFRIDGVLHDERTLPKLMQGMVTARVKIMSKLDITEHRIPQDGRIKTNVDFRPIDLRVSTLPTVYGEKIVMRILDLSNNLTDISKLGFHEKNYERFMKEIAKPNGIVLISGPTGSGKSSTLYAALSYLNDEQVNIITVEDPVEYQLEGINQIQVNSNVGLTFAAGLRSILRQDPDIVMVGEIRDKETVEIAIRASLTGHLVLSTIHTNDSIASITRLMDMGVEPFLVTSSINAVVAQRLVRKVCRDCAEKQEPTIREIDIFQKRGLDIQTVSRGKGCPSCGMTGYRGRMAIHEVLIIDDQIKSVINCGGTAAEIREIAQANDTIFLIDDGLMKVREGQTTTEEILRVALQD, from the coding sequence TTGATTCGAAAAAGACTGGGTGACTTACTAGTTGAAAACGGTTTGATTACAGACGACCAACTAACGAATGTGTTGCAAAACAAGCCACGTGAAGAAAAACTTGGGGACGCACTTTTGCAGCAAGGAATTATCACCGAGCAACAACTGCTCGAAGTACTCGAAATTCAACTTGGCATTCCTCAAGTTCAGCTATATCACTACCCATTTGAAGCAAAGTTATTTAACCTGATTCCTAAAGACGTAGCAAAACGCAGTTTGATGGTACCTTTGAAAGTAGAAGGGGACAAACTCTACGTAGCCATGAAAGACCCAATGGATTTCATTACGATGGATGATTTGCGTCTGATTACCGGCTTTCATATCATTCCCGCGATTGCATCTAAGGAAGAGATTTTAAAAATCATCAACAAATATTACGAAGAGGAATCGTTTGACGATTTCTTGGTAGATCAAGCTTCTGCAGTTGATAAACAGGAAGAACTACTTGATATCGATGCACCGGTAGTAAGAATCGTTAATCAGATTTTATCTGCGGCGGTGACTCAGAAAGCGAGTGATATTCACTTTGATCCACAGGAAACTCGATTGTTAGTGCGTTTCCGTATTGACGGAGTGTTGCATGATGAACGGACACTTCCAAAGCTAATGCAGGGAATGGTCACGGCACGTGTGAAAATCATGTCAAAGCTTGATATCACTGAGCATCGTATTCCTCAAGATGGTCGTATTAAAACGAATGTTGATTTTCGTCCAATTGACTTACGTGTCTCTACTCTGCCTACCGTTTATGGCGAAAAAATAGTTATGCGTATTTTGGATTTATCCAATAATTTAACGGATATATCAAAACTCGGCTTCCACGAAAAGAATTATGAGAGATTCATGAAAGAAATAGCCAAACCAAATGGAATTGTCCTTATTTCTGGTCCAACTGGTTCAGGTAAATCTTCAACGTTATATGCAGCGCTCAGCTACCTAAATGATGAACAAGTGAATATCATTACGGTTGAAGATCCTGTTGAATATCAACTCGAAGGGATCAATCAAATTCAAGTGAATTCGAATGTTGGCTTAACATTTGCGGCTGGACTTCGCTCGATTCTCCGTCAAGATCCCGATATCGTCATGGTTGGGGAGATTCGAGATAAAGAGACCGTAGAAATTGCGATTCGGGCTTCTTTAACGGGTCACTTAGTATTAAGTACGATCCATACAAATGACTCAATCGCCTCGATCACTCGATTGATGGATATGGGTGTAGAGCCGTTTTTGGTTACGAGTTCGATTAATGCGGTTGTGGCACAACGTCTTGTACGTAAAGTTTGTCGTGATTGTGCAGAGAAACAGGAGCCTACTATCCGTGAAATTGATATTTTCCAGAAACGTGGACTCGATATACAAACGGTCTCGCGAGGAAAAGGTTGTCCATCATGCGGCATGACAGGTTACCGTGGGCGCATGGCCATTCATGAAGTACTAATCATTGATGACCAAATTAAAAGTGTCATCAACTGCGGTGGTACTGCAGCAGAAATTCGAGAAATTGCCCAAGCCAATGACACCATCTTCTTAATAGACGACGGACTGATGAAAGTAAGAGAAGGCCAAACAACGACAGAAGAAATTCTGCGTGTTGCCCTCCAAGATTAG